A genomic window from Desulfonatronovibrio magnus includes:
- a CDS encoding response regulator: MDYSQAVDILLVEDNPQDAELTIRAFRKRNLANSLYHVEDGAKALDYIFCRGDYSERICKHKPKVILLDLKLPKIDGLEVLQAVKSNEDTRIIPVVIVTSSNEDPDIERAYALGANSYVVKPVNFDDFFEAMNRIGYYWLMLNRHPETSGTVSVG; the protein is encoded by the coding sequence ATGGATTATTCTCAGGCTGTTGATATTTTGCTGGTGGAAGACAATCCTCAGGATGCTGAATTGACTATAAGGGCTTTTAGAAAAAGAAACCTTGCCAACAGCCTCTATCATGTTGAAGACGGAGCAAAGGCTCTTGATTATATCTTTTGCAGAGGAGATTACTCCGAAAGGATCTGCAAGCATAAACCCAAGGTTATTCTACTGGATCTCAAGCTGCCCAAAATTGATGGACTGGAAGTTCTGCAGGCCGTAAAAAGCAATGAAGATACCAGGATAATACCAGTAGTTATTGTAACTTCTTCCAATGAAGATCCTGATATTGAAAGGGCCTACGCCCTGGGTGCCAACAGCTATGTTGTCAAACCCGTCAATTTTGATGATTTTTTTGAGGCCATGAACAGAATAGGATATTACTGGCTGATGCTCAACCGGCACCCAGAAACATCAGGGACTGTATCAGTCGGATAG
- a CDS encoding ATP-binding protein codes for MTIRAKLIFLSVFLSIIIFAVIAANLYFSRAVTQEIKKDAMAQELARSIAELSLLTESYISHQEARKEIQWLSRAERIKDAMNRPDIPDDITSMLLVFDSLTRAFAILRENHHQISELMITDNNDEEIRRLQEVAERISSRMRMDTQNLLSRMFVVASQAQEKSVLLQQRNFRIVAGLGIFLFVASLFLLIILGLNISQGINALVAGTDRMGQGKLDYRIPNKRRDELGKLAKSFNYMAQSIQNLVNNERASSKQLSLEISEKELIQSILKESEKRYRSLVELAPEAIIVQSQGKIVYMNPAGLRLLGYDNLEQVKGRELLDFIHPEDRPGVIERLKELSAGQERVPPREQRMLRVDGQSVDVEVSAGSITYGGKPAAQAFVRDITEMIQHRRYITELNLRLEDKVRERTAQLEEANKELESFSYSVSHDLRSPLRAINGFTRILVEDYGSSLDDEGRRICKVITDNAVKMGQLIDDILKFSRLSRTSMSLSDVNMQDLTESVYKELVTGYAPDIIDFQVDPLPMAYGDPALLRQVWKNLLSNALKYTSKKDNPEIRVRAWEDDQEVVYQVIDNGSGFDEAYADKLFGVFQRLHTEAEFPGTGVGLAIVQRIVNRHNGRVWAEGVVDKGAKFNFSLPLKKE; via the coding sequence ATGACCATTAGAGCCAAGCTGATATTCCTGTCAGTTTTTTTATCAATAATTATTTTTGCGGTCATTGCAGCCAATCTTTATTTTTCCAGGGCAGTAACCCAGGAGATAAAAAAAGATGCAATGGCCCAGGAACTGGCAAGATCTATTGCTGAACTCTCCCTCCTGACCGAATCATATATTTCCCACCAGGAAGCACGCAAGGAAATACAGTGGCTGTCCAGAGCTGAGCGGATTAAAGATGCCATGAACAGGCCCGATATTCCTGATGATATCACTTCTATGCTTCTGGTATTTGATTCGCTTACCAGAGCTTTTGCAATCCTGCGGGAAAATCATCACCAAATTTCAGAACTTATGATTACTGATAATAATGATGAGGAAATAAGGAGGCTGCAGGAAGTTGCTGAACGTATAAGCTCCCGCATGCGCATGGACACACAGAATCTGCTCTCCAGGATGTTTGTGGTGGCCAGCCAGGCACAGGAAAAATCAGTCCTGCTGCAGCAGCGTAACTTCAGGATCGTAGCTGGTCTTGGGATTTTTCTGTTTGTTGCCTCTCTTTTCCTCCTGATAATTTTAGGACTGAATATTTCTCAAGGCATAAATGCTCTGGTAGCAGGTACAGATCGGATGGGGCAAGGAAAGCTTGACTACCGGATACCCAATAAGCGCAGAGACGAACTTGGAAAACTTGCAAAATCCTTTAACTATATGGCGCAGAGTATTCAAAATCTTGTTAATAATGAACGTGCGTCTTCAAAACAGCTGAGCTTAGAAATTTCTGAAAAAGAATTAATTCAAAGTATTTTAAAGGAAAGTGAAAAACGTTATCGTTCCCTTGTAGAGCTGGCTCCTGAGGCCATAATAGTGCAGTCTCAGGGAAAAATTGTTTACATGAACCCAGCAGGTCTAAGGCTGCTGGGCTATGACAACCTTGAACAGGTCAAAGGCAGGGAATTGCTTGATTTTATTCATCCCGAAGACCGGCCTGGGGTTATAGAAAGACTTAAAGAGCTGTCTGCAGGTCAGGAAAGAGTGCCCCCGAGAGAACAGCGCATGCTCAGAGTAGATGGACAATCCGTGGATGTTGAAGTTTCAGCAGGTTCCATCACTTATGGAGGTAAGCCGGCAGCTCAGGCTTTTGTAAGGGATATTACCGAGATGATCCAGCATCGCCGGTACATTACAGAATTAAACTTAAGGCTTGAGGATAAAGTAAGAGAACGTACTGCCCAATTGGAGGAAGCCAATAAGGAACTGGAATCCTTCAGCTACTCCGTATCCCATGATCTTCGTTCCCCCTTGCGGGCCATCAATGGATTCACCAGGATCCTGGTGGAGGATTATGGCTCATCTTTAGATGATGAGGGCCGCAGGATATGTAAGGTGATCACTGATAATGCAGTCAAAATGGGCCAGTTGATTGATGATATCCTCAAGTTTTCCCGCCTGAGCCGAACTTCAATGAGCCTGTCTGATGTTAACATGCAGGACCTGACAGAATCAGTGTATAAAGAGCTGGTTACAGGATATGCTCCGGATATAATTGATTTTCAGGTTGATCCCCTGCCCATGGCATATGGTGATCCGGCCCTTTTGCGTCAGGTTTGGAAAAATCTTTTGTCAAATGCCCTAAAATATACATCCAAAAAGGATAATCCTGAAATAAGAGTTCGGGCTTGGGAAGATGATCAGGAAGTTGTTTATCAGGTTATTGATAATGGGTCAGGATTTGATGAAGCCTATGCCGATAAACTTTTCGGGGTTTTTCAACGCCTGCATACAGAAGCGGAATTTCCCGGAACCGGCGTGGGTCTGGCCATTGTGCAGAGAATAGTGAACCGTCATAATGGAAGAGTCTGGGCCGAAGGTGTTGTTGATAAGGGTGCAAAATTTAATTTTTCTTTACCTTTAAAGAAGGAGTGA
- a CDS encoding ABC transporter substrate-binding protein, translated as MYYIRKSKLFLFLAAVAIIFLLSCQPDRKNEKTEPISITLAASTYIGSAPIFVAKEKGFFLDQGLAVTLIVNDAGVESLTDLKESRAHMAMVAELPIVYSYFDKYKYTDEKWEDLVIIADMVLSNNISRILTRRDRGIEKPEDLRGKTIAVPKGTSIDYLLDLFLLTHGIERSEIIIIDKDVRSQVEAIVYGDVDAIFSWQPHIAQAIELLDSEAYLMPLNLFYHNAWLAVTLREFALANAHVLESFLKALLQAEQFMSRYPAQAISIHAQYSNLSPDVIAHSWKDILFEVNLGEALLTTMEDEARWVMGRHESARLNLPDFLSLIHFEPMLKVKPHGVTIIQ; from the coding sequence ATGTATTATATCAGAAAATCCAAACTTTTTTTGTTTCTTGCTGCTGTAGCAATTATTTTTCTGCTATCCTGTCAGCCTGACCGAAAAAATGAGAAAACCGAGCCCATTAGCATAACATTGGCTGCTTCCACTTATATTGGCAGCGCTCCAATTTTCGTGGCTAAAGAAAAAGGTTTTTTCCTGGATCAGGGTTTAGCTGTGACCCTGATTGTCAATGATGCAGGGGTTGAATCTCTGACAGATCTCAAAGAGTCAAGAGCCCATATGGCCATGGTGGCAGAACTGCCCATTGTTTACTCCTACTTTGATAAATATAAATATACTGATGAAAAGTGGGAAGATCTGGTCATTATAGCGGACATGGTCCTTTCCAATAATATTTCCCGTATCCTGACCCGCAGGGACCGGGGCATAGAAAAACCTGAGGATCTTCGCGGAAAAACCATTGCCGTGCCAAAAGGGACCAGCATTGATTATCTCCTGGACCTTTTTCTGCTGACTCATGGTATTGAGCGCTCTGAAATCATTATTATAGACAAGGATGTTAGATCGCAGGTTGAGGCCATTGTCTACGGGGACGTAGATGCCATCTTTTCATGGCAACCCCATATTGCACAGGCAATTGAACTTCTTGACAGTGAAGCATACCTGATGCCGCTGAATCTCTTTTACCATAATGCCTGGCTGGCAGTAACCCTCAGAGAGTTCGCCCTTGCCAATGCCCATGTCCTGGAAAGTTTTCTCAAGGCACTGCTTCAGGCTGAGCAGTTCATGAGTCGATACCCTGCCCAGGCCATATCTATTCATGCCCAGTATTCAAATCTCAGCCCTGATGTCATTGCCCACTCATGGAAAGACATCCTTTTTGAAGTAAATTTGGGAGAGGCCCTGTTGACTACCATGGAAGATGAGGCACGCTGGGTAATGGGGCGCCATGAGTCAGCCCGTTTAAACCTCCCGGATTTTTTAAGCCTGATACACTTTGAACCAATGCTTAAGGTTAAGCCTCACGGAGTCACCATCATTCAATGA
- a CDS encoding PAS domain S-box protein yields MESLAPAFIGMIQNAALLVATVLLLDTFSPGWKAEATTARKYVTGLFLGLICIVLMITSWEFIPGLVFDTRSILIAVSGLFFGTIPTLITMAMAAGYRLSIGGPGVWMGLLVITSSGLIGLAWRRFIHKGLHELSWKNLYMLGLTVHVVMVFFMISLPREIRPEVFTGLILPILLIYPAGTAFLGLLMVKRLARNKSQEDLRQSETRFRMLGEVAPVGIIVLDKDDNCKYVSPQIETLFGYKPEDMKTLDDWWPNAYPDPEFRKKVYKSWKDAVGEALADQKEISPVVFPVACKDGRVVYTEFRLKAGGDMLVVILTDVTERQSALLALKQSEEKYRELFEDAPIGIFQTYPKGKFLSVNPEFARLAGYSSPAEMLSLVESISDQLYVRKDDRTRLMEILSQQGYVLNYEVQWKRLQGDTFWVSLNVREKQDPNFEKIYSGFFVDITDRKIAEQEKERLHSQLLQAQKMESVGMLAGGIAHDFNNLLHAMGGNLQLLSTGKKADHPDIKRIKTLQKSVQRASGMVKQLLLFSRKAETERQGMNLDQEILHAMKILESTIPKMISLNLSLKSTRFINADPTQVEQVVYNLVSNAADAMPQGGKLSIDTSDFKVDEPGHSGLKPGLYVLMQVSDSGIGINKESLEHIFDPFFTTKEVGKGTGLGLASVYGIVKAHHGHIYCYSEPDQGTTFKIFWPTTDQVKHEFIVSSIESPARGNSETVLVVDDDPDIREVTREMLETNGYNILTADSGEQALKVYSSRGSSIDLVILDLNMPGIGGHKAMAEILEMDPKARILIASGYSTVGMASESIKSGAAGFLGKPFQMDEILSRIRSILDAPPQAKSDKF; encoded by the coding sequence ATGGAAAGTCTGGCTCCGGCTTTTATAGGAATGATCCAGAATGCAGCATTACTCGTAGCAACTGTATTACTTCTGGACACCTTTTCTCCAGGGTGGAAGGCAGAGGCCACCACAGCAAGAAAATACGTAACAGGATTGTTCCTTGGTCTGATCTGCATAGTGCTTATGATCACTTCCTGGGAGTTCATTCCCGGTCTTGTGTTTGATACCCGTTCCATCCTCATTGCTGTTTCCGGACTCTTTTTCGGAACAATTCCCACCCTCATAACCATGGCCATGGCAGCTGGGTATCGTCTTAGCATAGGCGGCCCTGGTGTATGGATGGGCTTGCTGGTCATTACATCTTCAGGGCTTATAGGTCTGGCATGGCGCAGATTCATTCATAAAGGCCTTCATGAACTTAGTTGGAAAAATCTATACATGTTGGGATTAACAGTACATGTAGTCATGGTTTTTTTTATGATAAGCCTGCCGAGAGAAATCCGGCCTGAAGTCTTTACAGGTCTGATTTTGCCTATTCTGCTGATTTACCCTGCAGGCACAGCTTTCCTGGGTCTGCTCATGGTCAAAAGACTGGCCAGGAACAAAAGCCAGGAAGATCTGCGCCAGAGTGAAACCAGGTTCAGAATGCTGGGAGAAGTAGCTCCAGTTGGTATTATCGTGCTTGATAAAGATGACAATTGCAAATACGTAAGCCCACAAATTGAGACTCTCTTTGGATACAAGCCTGAGGACATGAAAACCCTGGATGACTGGTGGCCCAATGCTTATCCTGACCCTGAGTTCAGAAAAAAAGTCTACAAATCCTGGAAAGATGCCGTTGGTGAAGCTTTGGCAGACCAGAAAGAAATTAGTCCGGTTGTTTTTCCAGTAGCCTGCAAAGACGGGAGAGTGGTTTATACGGAATTTCGTTTAAAAGCTGGAGGAGATATGCTGGTTGTCATCCTGACGGATGTAACAGAACGTCAAAGCGCTCTTCTGGCTCTGAAACAAAGCGAGGAAAAATACCGGGAGCTTTTTGAAGATGCTCCCATTGGAATATTTCAGACATATCCCAAAGGAAAATTTCTTTCAGTAAACCCTGAATTTGCCAGGCTGGCGGGCTACTCCAGTCCTGCTGAAATGCTTTCCCTGGTTGAAAGCATTTCTGATCAGCTTTATGTCAGAAAAGATGACCGGACAAGACTCATGGAGATCCTGAGTCAACAGGGGTATGTACTGAACTACGAGGTTCAATGGAAACGCCTCCAGGGTGATACTTTCTGGGTTTCGCTCAATGTGCGGGAAAAACAGGATCCAAACTTTGAAAAGATTTACAGCGGTTTTTTTGTCGATATCACTGATCGCAAAATTGCTGAACAGGAAAAGGAAAGACTGCACTCCCAGCTTCTGCAGGCCCAGAAAATGGAATCAGTAGGCATGCTGGCTGGAGGTATTGCCCACGATTTCAATAACCTCTTACATGCCATGGGCGGAAATCTTCAGCTTTTATCCACAGGCAAGAAAGCTGATCACCCTGACATAAAACGCATCAAAACTCTGCAAAAATCAGTGCAGCGAGCTTCAGGGATGGTCAAACAGCTTCTGCTGTTCAGCCGCAAGGCTGAAACTGAAAGGCAGGGCATGAACCTGGACCAGGAAATTCTCCACGCCATGAAAATCCTGGAAAGCACAATACCGAAAATGATCAGCCTGAATCTTTCTCTCAAAAGCACCAGGTTTATTAACGCAGACCCTACTCAAGTAGAGCAGGTGGTATACAACCTTGTCAGCAATGCGGCTGATGCCATGCCCCAGGGCGGTAAGCTGAGTATTGACACCAGCGATTTTAAAGTTGACGAACCTGGTCATTCCGGCCTTAAGCCCGGCTTGTATGTCCTGATGCAGGTCTCTGACTCCGGCATTGGAATCAATAAAGAGTCATTGGAACACATTTTTGATCCTTTTTTCACCACAAAGGAAGTTGGAAAGGGAACAGGCCTTGGCCTGGCTTCAGTGTATGGAATTGTCAAGGCGCATCACGGCCATATTTACTGCTACAGCGAGCCAGACCAGGGAACAACCTTTAAAATATTCTGGCCGACTACTGACCAGGTGAAGCATGAATTCATTGTCAGCAGCATTGAGTCCCCTGCTCGCGGCAACTCGGAAACAGTTCTGGTAGTTGATGATGATCCGGATATCAGGGAGGTTACCAGGGAAATGCTGGAAACCAATGGATATAATATTTTGACTGCAGACAGTGGTGAACAGGCTCTGAAAGTCTACTCCTCCCGGGGAAGCAGCATCGACCTGGTCATACTGGACTTGAATATGCCCGGCATTGGAGGACACAAGGCAATGGCTGAAATTCTTGAAATGGATCCAAAGGCCAGAATTCTTATTGCCAGCGGATACTCAACCGTTGGCATGGCCAGTGAAAGCATAAAGTCCGGAGCTGCGGGTTTCCTGGGTAAACCTTTTCAGATGGATGAAATTCTCTCCAGGATAAGAAGTATTCTTGATGCTCCCCCTCAGGCAAAGAGCGATAAGTTTTAA
- a CDS encoding LexA family protein, giving the protein MKNNATCHNLFATDDFSEAFDLPQLLVHVPAGFPSPADDYMDKSLDLNAYLVSNKAASFFVRVAGDSMEGAGILNGDILLIDRSLDPAHNKIVVAILNNELTVKKIRYKGNRVFLIADNPEYQPIEITEHMECAIWGVVAAVIRKL; this is encoded by the coding sequence ATGAAAAATAATGCCACTTGTCACAACCTGTTTGCAACTGATGATTTTTCAGAAGCTTTTGACCTGCCACAATTACTGGTGCATGTCCCTGCCGGATTTCCCTCCCCGGCAGATGACTACATGGACAAAAGTCTGGACCTCAATGCTTATCTGGTCAGCAATAAAGCTGCATCCTTTTTTGTTCGGGTTGCAGGGGATTCCATGGAGGGAGCCGGTATATTGAATGGTGACATATTACTGATTGACAGGTCTCTTGATCCTGCTCACAATAAAATAGTAGTCGCTATTCTCAATAACGAGCTGACGGTTAAAAAGATAAGATACAAGGGTAATCGGGTTTTTCTGATTGCGGATAACCCGGAATATCAGCCCATTGAAATTACCGAACATATGGAATGTGCCATCTGGGGTGTTGTTGCCGCTGTGATCAGAAAGCTCTGA
- a CDS encoding cysteine hydrolase family protein — translation MKDTALLLIDMQNEASFNIKEMDEALDKGALVLAACRENNIPVLYSRHTHRPDGLDASICEPLPENGNIAYCIDTDAAEISARVRPLPHEPVIDKHRWSSFFATELDLLLRNLEVKNIIVGGFVTDGCVLNTVYDAFFRNYRVILVKDMMAASNTTAHAFSIINMANWVYGITILRADQAVKMVSGQNYQAWQWTEPDQFHPEPNEIMKVYAELE, via the coding sequence ATGAAAGATACAGCTTTGCTGCTCATAGACATGCAAAATGAAGCATCATTCAACATAAAAGAAATGGATGAAGCATTGGACAAGGGCGCACTGGTACTTGCAGCCTGTCGTGAAAACAACATTCCAGTTCTTTATTCTCGACATACCCACAGACCGGACGGACTTGATGCGTCCATTTGTGAGCCCCTCCCGGAAAATGGGAATATCGCCTATTGCATTGACACAGATGCAGCCGAGATTAGTGCCAGGGTCAGACCATTGCCACATGAGCCGGTTATAGACAAGCATCGCTGGAGCAGCTTTTTTGCCACTGAACTAGATCTGCTTTTACGCAATCTTGAGGTAAAAAATATTATTGTTGGAGGCTTTGTGACAGACGGGTGCGTTTTGAATACGGTTTATGACGCTTTTTTCAGAAATTACCGTGTAATTCTGGTCAAAGATATGATGGCTGCCTCCAATACTACTGCGCATGCCTTCAGCATTATTAACATGGCTAATTGGGTGTATGGCATTACAATTTTAAGAGCGGACCAGGCTGTTAAAATGGTCAGCGGACAGAATTATCAAGCCTGGCAATGGACAGAGCCTGACCAGTTTCATCCGGAACCGAATGAAATTATGAAAGTATATGCAGAATTAGAGTAA
- a CDS encoding methyltransferase domain-containing protein, which yields MKYNPPSDYLIKHLEHIWPLKVSGSVLDLACGTGSNGLYLAEKGARVHFWDQNSEKLAQIKRIARLKGFDTSFKKIDLETGQGSVLPEEYFSLIMVFRYLHRPLMPEIKNAVLPGGTIIYETFTIRQAQLGKPSNPDFLLNDGELKEWFSDWAILDHYEAELLDPIRYMAGIIARKSSPGI from the coding sequence ATGAAATACAACCCACCATCAGACTATCTCATAAAACACTTAGAGCATATATGGCCCCTGAAAGTGTCAGGGTCTGTTCTGGATCTGGCTTGCGGAACAGGGAGTAATGGACTGTACCTGGCAGAAAAAGGGGCACGGGTTCATTTTTGGGACCAAAACAGTGAAAAGTTAGCACAGATCAAAAGAATTGCCCGATTAAAAGGATTTGATACGTCTTTTAAAAAGATTGATCTTGAAACAGGACAAGGCAGTGTTTTGCCTGAAGAATACTTCAGTCTTATTATGGTATTCAGATATCTGCACAGGCCTTTGATGCCTGAGATTAAAAATGCAGTTCTGCCAGGCGGAACAATCATTTACGAAACCTTTACAATCAGGCAGGCTCAGCTTGGGAAACCTTCCAACCCGGATTTTTTACTAAATGATGGTGAATTAAAAGAGTGGTTCAGCGACTGGGCTATACTTGACCATTATGAAGCAGAACTTTTGGATCCCATTAGATATATGGCCGGGATTATTGCCAGGAAGTCAAGCCCGGGAATATGA
- the cydC gene encoding thiol reductant ABC exporter subunit CydC, with protein sequence MKVFLPLLKLLLNQWKWMLLGVVCSAITLLANAALLSVAAWFLACMALAGISGVPFNYHLPAGGIRTLAIVRTLGRYAERLVSHQATFKLLTWLRVWFFRQLEPVAPAGIKDLHSADIFSRIKSDIDNLDEFYLRFVLPVLSAVLVLSVIFVFVLNFSLIMALHLCLMWILAGALLPLATLHLGFIKGRSQVHSLVLMRTTAVDLARGLEELIVFGQTRNMAKHLLKENRNQANIQAGLVRIEALSESGMIFFTGLALWGVLIISIPLVESGALSPQNLPMLAVLALLSFEGVQQLPSALKAWGRTRASAERLFSIINQPSAIREPQTIIPEPDKWDIEFKNVSFVYPGRTVPVHEDLSFTVGSAQKLGITGPTGSGKTSIINLLLKFYAPDKGQIFLGGNELGKYDSWRIRSWIGVVAQDTYLFNATIRENLLLADPEASDQQLYSALAAAKLEDYVRSLPHGLDTLVGQAGTRLSGGQGRRLSIARTLLKKSRILFLDEPTEGLDPATEDELWKTLIEVMQGKTVILITHRQAGLKYMDKVISFRA encoded by the coding sequence ATGAAAGTATTTTTACCATTACTCAAACTATTGCTTAACCAGTGGAAGTGGATGCTTCTCGGAGTTGTCTGCTCAGCCATTACCCTTTTGGCCAATGCAGCACTTTTAAGCGTGGCAGCCTGGTTTCTGGCCTGCATGGCCCTGGCTGGAATAAGCGGGGTCCCCTTTAATTACCACCTGCCTGCAGGAGGGATCAGAACCCTGGCCATAGTGCGTACTCTTGGCAGATACGCTGAAAGACTCGTTTCTCACCAGGCCACATTCAAGCTGCTGACATGGCTTCGGGTCTGGTTTTTCAGACAGCTGGAACCTGTTGCCCCGGCCGGCATCAAAGACCTGCACAGTGCGGATATTTTTTCCAGGATCAAGTCTGACATTGACAATCTGGACGAATTTTATCTGCGCTTTGTCCTTCCGGTGCTTTCGGCTGTTCTTGTTCTGTCCGTGATTTTTGTCTTTGTCCTCAACTTCAGTCTGATCATGGCCCTGCATCTTTGTCTGATGTGGATTCTGGCTGGTGCTCTTCTGCCCTTGGCAACCCTGCACTTAGGGTTCATCAAAGGCAGGAGCCAGGTTCATTCCCTTGTTTTGATGCGCACTACTGCTGTTGATCTGGCAAGAGGCTTAGAAGAGCTGATAGTCTTTGGTCAGACCCGCAATATGGCAAAACATCTATTGAAAGAAAATCGCAATCAGGCCAATATTCAGGCAGGGCTTGTGCGTATAGAAGCCCTTTCCGAGTCGGGTATGATATTTTTTACAGGCCTGGCCCTGTGGGGTGTCCTGATTATATCCATCCCCCTGGTGGAGTCCGGGGCCTTATCTCCCCAGAATCTGCCCATGCTGGCAGTCCTGGCACTTCTTAGTTTTGAAGGCGTGCAGCAGCTTCCATCAGCCCTAAAGGCCTGGGGCAGAACCAGGGCATCTGCAGAAAGACTGTTCTCCATAATAAACCAGCCTTCTGCCATCAGGGAACCCCAGACAATTATACCCGAACCTGATAAATGGGACATTGAATTTAAAAACGTAAGCTTTGTCTATCCAGGAAGAACAGTTCCAGTGCATGAAGATTTGAGCTTTACAGTTGGATCTGCTCAGAAGTTGGGGATTACAGGTCCGACAGGATCAGGAAAGACCAGCATTATTAACCTGCTTCTAAAATTTTATGCCCCGGACAAAGGGCAGATCTTCCTGGGGGGAAATGAGCTTGGCAAGTATGATTCCTGGAGGATCCGTTCCTGGATAGGGGTTGTGGCCCAGGACACTTACCTGTTTAATGCTACCATCCGGGAAAATCTTCTGCTGGCTGACCCTGAAGCTTCAGACCAGCAGCTTTACTCAGCCCTTGCCGCAGCAAAGCTTGAAGACTATGTCCGCTCACTTCCCCATGGCCTTGACACTCTGGTGGGCCAGGCTGGAACCAGGCTGTCCGGTGGGCAGGGCAGGCGTTTGAGCATTGCCAGAACCCTGCTCAAAAAATCCAGGATACTTTTTCTTGATGAACCTACTGAAGGACTGGATCCTGCTACTGAAGACGAACTCTGGAAAACTCTAATTGAAGTGATGCAGGGCAAGACCGTAATTCTCATCACTCACAGACAGGCTGGGCTTAAATATATGGACAAAGTGATCAGTTTCAGAGCATGA